GGGCTGCTGCGGGAGCGCGAGCTGACCGCCGAGCAGCTGGCCGCCGCCCAGGCCGCGCACGAGCAGGCCGAGGCCGTCGCCGCCGAGCTGGCCGAGCGCACCGAGGCCGAGGCCACCGCCGTCCGGGAGGCCGCCGAGAGCGAGGCCACCCGGCTGCGGGCCGAGGCCGCGCAGGCCCTGGAGGCCGCCCGGACCGCCGCCGTCGCCCAGCTCACCAAGGCCGAGGACGCCTCCGGCAAGCTGCGCGAGCAGGCCGAGCAGGCGCTCGTCCGGGCGAAGGAGCAGGCCGAGGCGCTGACCGCCGAGGCGACCGCCGCCGCGGACACCGCCCGCGCCGAGGCCGAGCGGGCGCTCGCCGAGGCCCGGGAGCGGGCCGCCGAGCTCGCCGCCGAGGCGCAGGCCGCCGCCGAGGCCCTGCGGGCCGAGGCCGGCAGCGAGCTGGACCGGGCCCGCGCCGAGGCGGAGAAGTCCGCCGCCGAGGCCGCGCGCACCGCCGCGGAGCTGGTCGCCGCCGCCGAGGACGAGGCCGCCGAGGTCCGCCAGTCCGTCGCGGGGATGCACGAGGCCGCCTCGCAGCAGGTCGCCGAGGTGCGGGCGACCGCCGAGCGGGAGGCCGCCGAGACCCGGGAGCTGGCCGCGCTGGAGAGCGCCGAGCTGCGGGAGAGCGCCGAGCGCGACAGCGCCGAGCTGCGCGGGACCGCCGACCGGGAGACGGCCGAGCTGCGCGAGCGCGCGGAGCGCGAGACCACCGAGCTGCGCGCGAAGGCCGACCGGGAGACCGCGGACCTGCGCGAGCGGACCACCCAGGAGGTCACGGCCGACCGCGAGGCCGCCGAGGCCGAGCTGGGCCGGCTGCGGGCCGAGGCGCAGGCCTACGACGAGCGGCTGCGCGCCGAGGCGCAGGCCGAGCTGCGCGGCGCCCAGGAGCTGGCCGGGCGGCAGCGCGCCGAGGCCGAGGAGATCGCCCGACGGACGGTCGCGGAGGCCGAGAAGCGGGCCGACGCGACCATCGCCGAGGCGGAGGAGCTCGCGGCCGGCCTGCGGGCCGAGGCCGAGGAGTACGCGCTGGCCACCCGCTCGCTGGCGGACGACTACGACAGCTCGACCCGGGCCCGCGCCGAGGTGTTCGACACCGAGACCCGCGACCAGGCCGAGCAGTTCGACCGGTCCACCCGTGAGCGGGCGAAGTCCGTGCTGGAGAAGGCCTTCGCGGACGCCGAGTCGCTCGGCGAGGACGCCCGGACGACCGCCCTGGCCACCACCGCGGCCGCCGAGGAGCAGGCCGACGCGATGGTCGCGGCGGCCCGCAAGGAGTCCGACCGCCTGGTGGCGGTCGGCGAGGCGGCCGGCCAGGCCGAGGTCGAGCGGGCCCGTGCCGACGCGGACGCCCTGCTCTCCGAGGCCCGCCGGGACGCCACCGCGATCCGCGAGCGGGCCGAGGAGCTGCGCGAGCGGACCGACTCCGAGGTGGAGGCGCTGCACGAGCGCGCCCGCAAGGAGAACGCGCAGGCGATGAAGTCGGCCGGCGAGCGGGTGGACGCGCTGGTGACGGCGGCCCAGGAGCAGCTGACCGAGGCCGAGGAGCTGGCCGTCGCGGCCGTCGCCGAGGCCGAGGAGCGCGCGGCGGCACTGGTCGCCGCCGCCGAGGAGCGGGCCGCCGAGCTGGCGTCCGAGGCCTCGGCGGAGGCGAGCAAGGTCCGGATCTCGGCGGTCCGTAAGGCGGAGGGCCTGCTGAAGGGCGCCGAGCAGAAGCTCGCCGACTCCACCGACCGGGCCGAGGCCCTGATCGCCAAGGCCCAGACCAGGCTGAAGGAAGCCCAGGACGAGGCCGAGGACCGGATCGAGGCGGCCTCCGCCGAGGCCGAGAAGCGGCTCCGGGCGGCGGACGAGACCGCGGACGAGCAGATCGCGCTGGCCGCCGAGGAGGCGGAGCGGCTGCGGTCCGAGGCCCGGACGGAGGCCGAGCGGGTCACCGACGAGGGCCGGCGCGAGCTGGACGAACTGGTCCGGCGCCGCAAGGACATCAACACCGAGATCTCCAGGGTGCAGGACGTGCTGTCCGCCCTGGAGGCCTTTGAGGCACCGTCACCGGTCGCGCAGGCGGCCACCGGCGGATCTGCCGGCGGGGGATCGGCCAACGGGGGATCGAACAGCAGGAACAGCGGCTCCGGAGGCCGCGAGGCGGCGCCGAAGGCCGGCGCCGGGGTGGGCGCTCCCCGTTCGGGTGGCAATCGCTCCGGTGGCGCGCCACCCGATTGAGCGGTCATTGTCCGCGAAGCATCGGCATTTCGCCGATGACACTCCGGTAACGTGTCAGGATTCCCTCAACCACCTCAGCGGTTTGACGACAGGAAGCCCAAAATCCCATGAGCGACAGTCACTCCCCTCACGGCTTCGACCTGGTGCGCCGTGGGTACGAGCGTGCCCAGGTCGACGAGCGGATCACCAAGCTGGTGGCCGACCGTGACAGCGCCCTGACCCGCATCGGGGCCCTGGAGAAGCGCATCGAGGAGCTCCACCTGGAGACCCAGAGCGCCCAGGCCGCGGTCACCGAGTCCGAGCCCTCGTACGCCGGTCTCGGCGCCCGGGTCGAGAAGATCCTCCGTCTCGCCGAGGAGGAGGCCGCCGACCTGCGCAACGAGGCGCACCGCGCGGCCGAGCAGCACCGCGAGCTGGCCGAGGCTGCCTCGCAGCAGGTGCGCACCGAGGCGGAGAACTACGCCAAGGACCGCAAGGCCAAGGCCGAGGACGAGGGTCTGCGGATCGTCGACAAGGCCAAGAGCGACAGCGCGCAGCTGCGCAACGAGGCGAACAAGGACGCGGCGACCAAGCGCGAGGAGGCGGACGCCCTCTTCGAGGACACCCGCACCAAGGCCGCCCAGGCCGCGCTGGAGTTCGAGACCAACCTGGCCAAGCGCCGCGAGCAGTCCGAGCGTGACCTGGCGGCCCGCCAGGCCAAGGCCGAGAAGCGCCTCGCCGAGATCGAGCACCGGGCGGAGCAGCTGCGCCTGGAGGCCGAGAAGCTGCGCACCGACGCCGAGCGCCGCGCCCGCCAGACGGTGGAGACGGCCCAGCGCCAGTCCGAGGACATCGTGGCCGACGCCAACGCCAAGGCCGACCGGATCCGCAGCGAGTCCGAGCGCGAGCTGGCGGCGCTCACCAACCGCCGCGACAGCATCAACGCGCAGCTGACCAACGTGCGCGAGATGCTCGCCACGCTGACCGGCGCGGCCGTGGCCGCCGCCACGCTGCCGACCGACGACACGCTGGGCGTGCCGGCCCAGCAGTCGCGCTGACGCACCGGCCGACGCACCGTCGGCGGGCCCTCACCCTTCGGGGCGGGGGCCCGCCGCGTTTTCCCCGGTGGACGCGGGCGGCGGGGCCCGGTCGCACGGCCGGACGGGCCCGGCCGTGCGCGGTCCGGCCGTGCGCGGTCCGGCCGTGCGCGGTCCGGCCGCTCAGATCGGGTAGGCGCCGTCCGGGCGCTGGTGGCCGCAGCTCAGCTGGTTGCCGTCGTCGTCCGAGACCGTCCCGAACCACGAGGTGCACCAGACCGAGACGGAGTCGGGCCAGTACTGCACCTCGAAGGGGTGGCCGAGCCCGTGGTCGCCGTACGAGGTGACGATGAAGGTCTCGCCGGGCTTGAGCCAGTAGTCCTCGCCGAGCGGTTCGAGGGTCAGCTCGGTCAGTTTGTCGCCGCAGTTGGTGACGGGCATCCGCCCGGACACCTCCAGTGCGGAGAAGTCCCAGGTGGCGGCCTCGTCCCCCGGTGCTCCCGGCCGGTCCGGCCCGTCGGAGCCCGCTCTGTCGTCCGCTCCGCCGCTGTCGCCGTCCCGCATGCCGCCGCCCTTCCGCTCCCCGCTCCGGCCCTCGCCGCCCGTCGGCTCCCCGCCCCGGCCGGCCCCGCTCACCGGTCCACCCGGGCGAGCAGGGCGCGGACGGCCGTGTTGAAGGCCTCGGGGGCCTCGATCGCGCTGAGGTGGCCCGCGTCGGGGATGACGGTCAGTTCGGCGTCCGGCAGCGCGTCGGCCATCAGCCGGGCCTCGGCGAACGGGGTGACGGTGTCCGCCGCGCCGACCACGACGGCCGCCGGGACGTCGAGGCCGGGCAGCACGTCCAGGGTGTCGGTCCGGGCGGCCATCGCGCGCTGGGCCCAGGCGACGGCCTGCGGGGAGGCCTCGGCGATCATGCCTCGGACCCGCTCGGCGAGGTGGCCGGAGGCCGGCCCGAGCAGGGTGTCCTCCATCCGCTCCTCGGCCAGCAGCCGGACGCTGTCCCTGGCCAGGACGGCGGCCGCGATCCGCTCGCGGTTGGCGCGGGCCGCGTCGGTGTCGGCGGTGGCCTTGGTGTCGGCCAGCAGCAGCCCGGCGAGCCGGCCCGGGTGGCGCCGGGCGAAGGCCAGCGCCACGTAGCCGCCCATGGAGAGCCCGCCGAGCACCGCGCGCTCGATCCCGGCGGCGTCCAGCAGCAGGGCGACGTCGTCCGCGACGAGGTCCAGCGAGGGCTGGTCGGTGCCCAGTTCGGTACGGCCGAAGCCGCGCTGGTCGGGGGCCAGCACGCGGGCCTCGTCGCCGCTCAGGCCGGGCAGCGCGTCCAGTTGCGCGCTCCACATCGAGGCGCCCAACGGGAAGGCGTGCAGCAGGACGAGAGGGGTGCCGGTGCCGCTCTCACGGACGGCCACTGCGGTGGGGAGCCGGTTCATGACGCCCACCGTAGCGGCACACCGGGCGGGCGCGGCCGATGAGCCCTTATGTCTGGATTGTCGTAATCTGACGGAGAGTGAGGGAGAACCGATGATCGAGTTGCACGAGCTGACGAAGCGGTACGGCGACACACTCGCCGTCGACCGACTGAGCTTCCAGGTGCCCCAGGGCGTGGTGACCGGGTTCCTCGGCCCCAACGGCGCCGGCAAGTCCACCACCATGCGGATGATCCTCGACCTGGACCGGCCCACCGGCGGCTCGGTCACCATCGACGGCAAGCGCTACGGCCGGCTCAGCGAGCCGCTGAAGTACATCGGCGCCCTGCTGGAGGCCAAGGCGGTCCACCCCGGCCGGACCGCCTACGACCACCTGCTCTGGCTGGCCCAGAGCAACCGCATCCCGAAGTCCAGGGTCGACGAGATGCTGGACCTCGTCGGCCTCGCCTCCGTCGCCCGCAAGCGCTCGCGCGGCTTCTCGCTCGGGATGGGCCAGCGCCTGGGCATCGCCTCCGCGCTGCTGGGCGACCCCGAGATCGTGATGTTCGACGAGCCCGTCAACGGCCTCGACCCCGAGGGCATCCTCTGGATCCGCAACCTGATGAAGCGGCTCGCCGCCGAGGGCCGGACGGTCTTCGTCTCCTCGCACCTGATGAGCGAGATGGCCCTGACCGCCGACCACCTGGTGGTGATCGGCCGGGGCCGGCTGCTCGCCGACCTCTCGATGCCCGAGTTCATCCGGCAGAACTCCCGCACGGCCGTCCGGCTGCGCACCCCGCACCCCGAGCGGCTGCTGGACGCCCTCGACAGCGCGGGCGTCCGGGTCGAGGCCGGGCCCGAGGGCTCGTACGAGGTGGTCGACGGCGACCTCGCCAAGCTCGGCGAGCTGGCCGCCGCCAACGGCGTCGTGCTGCACGAACTGAGCCCGCAGCAGGCCTCGCTGGAGGAGGCCTTCATGCAGATGACCGCCGACTCGGTGGAGTACCACGCCGGCGGCACCGCCCCCCGGAAACCCGGCGGCCCGGACGCCGCCGAGGCGCCGGGGCCGACGGGCGCCTGGGGCGCCTCCTGGCAGGCCGGCAGGGCGGCGCCGGGCGGACCGCCCGGCACCGGCCCCCAGGCCCCGAACGCCAAGCCCGAGGAGGAGAACTGAGATGGCGTCCTTCCCCGCGGTCCTGCGGTCCGAGTGGACGAAGGTCCGCAGCGTCCGCTCGACCATCTGGACCCTGGCGCTGACCTTCGCGGTCACCGCCGGCCTCGGCGCGCTGCTGTCCCTGCTGACCAACAACAACTTCGACGAGTTCACCCGGGGCGACAGCACGCCCTTCGACGCCACCGGCACCGCGTTCTCCGGCATCCTGCTCGGCGAACTCGCCATCATCGTCTTCGGCGTGCTCGCGGTCGGCAACGAGTACAGCACCGGAATGATCCGGGTGACCCTGGCCGCCGTGCCGCAGCGCGGCACGCTGCTCACCGGCAAGGCCGTGGTGCTCGGCGCACTGGCCTTCACGGTCGCCCTGGTGACGGCCTTCATCACGTTCTTCCTCGGCCAGGCGCTGCTCGGCGGCCACTCCACCGACCTGGGCCAACCGCACGTGCTGCGCGCGGTGTTCGGCGCGGCGTTCTACCTGACGATGCTCTGCCTCTTCTCGGCCGGCGTCACCGCGATGCTGCACAACCAGACCCTGGCCCTCGGGGTGCTGGTGCCGTTCTTCTTCCTGCTCTCGCCGATCCTCTCGGCCGTGCCGAAGGTGAAGACCCTGGCGCACTACTTCCCCGACTACGCGGGCTCCCGGATGCTCCTGGTGTACGAGCAGAGCGGCCAGCCGTACGGGCCGTGGGCGGGCTTCCTGATCTGCCTCGCCTGGACGCTGGCGGCCCTGGTCGGCGGCGCCCTGGTGCTCAAGAACCGGGACGCCTGACCCACCGCGGCAGCGGGCCGCACCACCGGGCCGCGGGCGCGGCGCCCCTCAGTACCGCGGGGCGCCGCGCCCGCGCTGGATGTTGGAGCTGCGCCGCTCGCGCGCCCCCCAGCAGGCGCGGTGCCAGTGCCGGCGGTCCTCCACCCCGGCCCCGAACTCCGGCCAGGCCACCACGTGCCCGACCCCCGGCGGGATCTCCTGGTCGCAGCCCGGGCAGCGGTAGTGGCGCCCGGCGGTGCCGGCCACCGTCTGCACCACCCACTCCTCGCCCTGGTAGCTCTCGGTCCGCCGCAGGGACCCGCCGAGCGGCCCGGGACCGGGCTCCTCACGGTCGTCGTTGCTGATCCGGTTGCGGCGGGGAGACACGTGGGCGACCTCTCTGCAGGGGCTCGAAAACCCTTCCAGGGTACGGGGCGCACACGGTCCTCCGTGGCCCTACCACGGCTTCACCCGGCACTCCGGTGTTTCCGGTGAGATCCACCCGATCTTCGGCGAAATAGGTGAATCCGCGTGCCATTGGCACATGACATGGGTTACTCACGAGGTGACGAGGCGGGGCCCGCAGACCCTGCGCGACCCCCAGGAGGCTGCCCATGACCAAGACCAGCGCGCGCGCCGAGGCACACCCGACCGTCGGCGTCCGGCCGTCCGCCCCGCCCGCCGGGGCCTCGCCGCTGCCCGGCCGGCCGGCCGCGGTGCTGCCGGGCGGACCGGTGCCGCTGGCCGAGAGCGGCGGTGGCCGGCCGGCGGCCACCGAGGCCCTGCGGGTCGGCGCCTTCCTGCTGTCCGCGCAGTTCCCCGGCCAGAGCCACGCCGAGGTGCTGGAGCGCACCGTCGGCGCCACCGTCACGGCCGAGCGCGCGGGCCTGGACGCCGTCTGGCTGGCCGAGCACCACTTCGTCCCCTACGGGGTCTGCCCGGACGCCGCGACCCTCGCCGCGATGCTGCTCGGCCGCACCCGCCGGATCGGCGTCGGGACGGCGGTGAGCGTGCTCTCCACCCGGCACCCGGTGGCCCTCGGGGAGCAGGCCGCGCTGCTGCACCTCACCTCCGGCGGGCGGTTCACGCTCGGGGTGGGGCGCGGCGGGCCGTGGATCGACCTGGACGTCTTCGGCAGCGGTCTCGACGCGTACGAGCAGGGGTTCCCCGAACGGCTGGACCTCCTGCTGCGCTGGCTGCGCGAGGCCACCGTGGGCGCGGACGGCCCGCAGTTCAGCTTCCCCGAGGTGGCCGTGGTGCCGCGGGCGGGCGAGCCGCCGCGGCGGCCCGGCCTGTCCTCCTGGCTGGGTCTGGAGCCGGGCCAGGCCGTGGTGCCGGGCCTGGCCGGCCGGCTGCCCCGGCAGCGGGTGGACGGGCTGCGGCCCGAGCCGGCCGAACCTCGGCAGGTTCCGGAGGGAGCCGGTGAGCGGCCCCAGGCCGGCCCACCGCTCGTGGTCGCCTGCACCTCCCCCGGCGGCGTCCGGCTGGCGGCCGAGCGGGGCCTGCCGATGCTGCTCGGCATGCACTCGGGGGACGAGGACAAGCAGGAGATGCTCGCGCTGTACGGCGCCGCCTGGCGGGCCTGCGGCCGCTCCGACGAGGGGCTCGCCCGGATCCGGGGGGAGCATGTCGCGGCCGGCGTGACCCAGGTCGAGGACGGCCCCTCGGCGGCGCGGGCGACCCTGCTGCGCTCGATGCCCGGCTGGTTCGAGTACGGGCTCGGCGCGCACCGCACGGTGGACGGGCGCGAGCGCAAGATGCGCGACCCGCACGAGTACACCGCGCTGCTCTGCGACCTGCACGCGGTGGGCACGCCCCGGCACTGCGCGGACCGGCTGCTCGCGACCGCCGAGCGGACCGGCATCCGGCGCTTCGCGCTGCTCACTGAGGGCAGCGGGGACCACGAGGCCACCCTGCACAACATCGCCCGGCTGGGCTCCGAGGTGCTCCCGCAGCTGTCCTGAACGCGCGGACGCCCGGGCCACCCTGCCCCACCTCCGAGGACGCGCACAGCGCGCCCGGAGCAGGAACGGGGTGGCCCGGGTCGTTCGGCCCGCTCGACGACGGGTCAGCAGTCCCGCAGTTCGTCGGACTGGTTGAGCAGCTGCTCCCGGACGGACGTGAAGCGCTGGTGGCGCGCCACGTTGTTCTCCGTCGGCGCGAAGACCGCGACCCGGTGGCAGTTCTGGAAGGCCAGCTGGACGCCGAAGTGCCGTTGCAGGGCCCCTCGGATCGCGTCACTGGCGAGGGCGCGCAGCAGCTGCCCGCGGGCCTGCTCGCTGGGCGGCGGAACGTGGTTGTCTGCGAAGTCGGTGCCGTCGACCTTCAGCTGGGCGACCAGCGAACTGATCAACTCCCAGGCGTACGGCAGGGAGACGCGGACGCAGTCGACGAATTCCCGCTCGTCGACCTCGCCCCGCTCGGCCTTCTCCAGGAGGGCCGGTGAGACGTCGAGCGACATGGGTTCTCCTCTCGCGGTCCACCCGCGCGCGGCGCCCGGGTGGTGGTGCGTGTGTACGGATGGTGCCGTGCCTTGCTCAGGTTGGTGCTTCGGGT
The sequence above is a segment of the Kitasatospora sp. NBC_00240 genome. Coding sequences within it:
- a CDS encoding LLM class flavin-dependent oxidoreductase — encoded protein: MRVGAFLLSAQFPGQSHAEVLERTVGATVTAERAGLDAVWLAEHHFVPYGVCPDAATLAAMLLGRTRRIGVGTAVSVLSTRHPVALGEQAALLHLTSGGRFTLGVGRGGPWIDLDVFGSGLDAYEQGFPERLDLLLRWLREATVGADGPQFSFPEVAVVPRAGEPPRRPGLSSWLGLEPGQAVVPGLAGRLPRQRVDGLRPEPAEPRQVPEGAGERPQAGPPLVVACTSPGGVRLAAERGLPMLLGMHSGDEDKQEMLALYGAAWRACGRSDEGLARIRGEHVAAGVTQVEDGPSAARATLLRSMPGWFEYGLGAHRTVDGRERKMRDPHEYTALLCDLHAVGTPRHCADRLLATAERTGIRRFALLTEGSGDHEATLHNIARLGSEVLPQLS
- a CDS encoding ATP/GTP-binding protein, translated to MSNDDREEPGPGPLGGSLRRTESYQGEEWVVQTVAGTAGRHYRCPGCDQEIPPGVGHVVAWPEFGAGVEDRRHWHRACWGARERRSSNIQRGRGAPRY
- a CDS encoding SCO5389 family protein, with translation MSLDVSPALLEKAERGEVDEREFVDCVRVSLPYAWELISSLVAQLKVDGTDFADNHVPPPSEQARGQLLRALASDAIRGALQRHFGVQLAFQNCHRVAVFAPTENNVARHQRFTSVREQLLNQSDELRDC
- a CDS encoding cellulose-binding protein, which produces MSDSHSPHGFDLVRRGYERAQVDERITKLVADRDSALTRIGALEKRIEELHLETQSAQAAVTESEPSYAGLGARVEKILRLAEEEAADLRNEAHRAAEQHRELAEAASQQVRTEAENYAKDRKAKAEDEGLRIVDKAKSDSAQLRNEANKDAATKREEADALFEDTRTKAAQAALEFETNLAKRREQSERDLAARQAKAEKRLAEIEHRAEQLRLEAEKLRTDAERRARQTVETAQRQSEDIVADANAKADRIRSESERELAALTNRRDSINAQLTNVREMLATLTGAAVAAATLPTDDTLGVPAQQSR
- a CDS encoding alpha/beta fold hydrolase — translated: MNRLPTAVAVRESGTGTPLVLLHAFPLGASMWSAQLDALPGLSGDEARVLAPDQRGFGRTELGTDQPSLDLVADDVALLLDAAGIERAVLGGLSMGGYVALAFARRHPGRLAGLLLADTKATADTDAARANRERIAAAVLARDSVRLLAEERMEDTLLGPASGHLAERVRGMIAEASPQAVAWAQRAMAARTDTLDVLPGLDVPAAVVVGAADTVTPFAEARLMADALPDAELTVIPDAGHLSAIEAPEAFNTAVRALLARVDR
- a CDS encoding ABC transporter ATP-binding protein — translated: MIELHELTKRYGDTLAVDRLSFQVPQGVVTGFLGPNGAGKSTTMRMILDLDRPTGGSVTIDGKRYGRLSEPLKYIGALLEAKAVHPGRTAYDHLLWLAQSNRIPKSRVDEMLDLVGLASVARKRSRGFSLGMGQRLGIASALLGDPEIVMFDEPVNGLDPEGILWIRNLMKRLAAEGRTVFVSSHLMSEMALTADHLVVIGRGRLLADLSMPEFIRQNSRTAVRLRTPHPERLLDALDSAGVRVEAGPEGSYEVVDGDLAKLGELAAANGVVLHELSPQQASLEEAFMQMTADSVEYHAGGTAPRKPGGPDAAEAPGPTGAWGASWQAGRAAPGGPPGTGPQAPNAKPEEEN
- a CDS encoding ABC transporter permease subunit codes for the protein MASFPAVLRSEWTKVRSVRSTIWTLALTFAVTAGLGALLSLLTNNNFDEFTRGDSTPFDATGTAFSGILLGELAIIVFGVLAVGNEYSTGMIRVTLAAVPQRGTLLTGKAVVLGALAFTVALVTAFITFFLGQALLGGHSTDLGQPHVLRAVFGAAFYLTMLCLFSAGVTAMLHNQTLALGVLVPFFFLLSPILSAVPKVKTLAHYFPDYAGSRMLLVYEQSGQPYGPWAGFLICLAWTLAALVGGALVLKNRDA